A stretch of the Vigna radiata var. radiata cultivar VC1973A chromosome 9, Vradiata_ver6, whole genome shotgun sequence genome encodes the following:
- the LOC106774056 gene encoding topless-related protein 1 isoform X1, whose translation MSSLSRELVFLILQFLDEEKFKETVHKLEQESGFFFNMKYFEDEVHNGNWDEVEKYLSGFTKVDDNRYSMKIFFEIRKQKYLEALDKHDRSKAVEILVKDLKVFATFNEELFKEITQLLTLENFRENEQLSKYGDTKSARAIMLVELKKLIEANPLFRDKLQFPNLKNSRLRTLINQSLNWQHQLCKNPRPNPDIKTLFVDHSCGQPNGARAPSPANNPLLGSLPKAGGFPPLGAHGPFQPTPAPVPTPLAGWMSNPTTVAHAAVSGGGAIGLGAPSIPAALKHPRTPPTNPSVDYPSGDSDHVAKRTRPIGISDEVNLPVNVLSATFPGHGQHSQAFNAPDDIPKAVVRTLNQGSAPMSMDFHPVQQSLLLVGTNVGDIALWEVGSRERLVSRNFKVWDLSACSMPFQAALVKDPGVSVNRVIWSPDGALFGVAYSRHIVQIYAYQGGDEIRQHLEIDAHVGGVNDLAFSHPNKQLCVITCGDDKTIRVWDAASGAKQYTFEGHEAPVYSVCPHYKENIQFIFSTALDGKIKAWLYDNLGSRVDYEAPGRWCTTMAYSADGTRLFSCGTSKDGESSIVEWNESEGAVKRTYQGFRKRSLGVVQFDTTKNRFLAAGDDFSIKFWDMDNVQLLTTVDADGGLPASPRIRFNKDGILLAVSANDNGIKILANGDGIRLLRTLENSLYDASRASEALTKPTINPISAAAAAAAATSAALAERASSVVAITGMNGDTRNMGDVKPRISEESNDKSKVWKLTEINEQSQCRSLKLPENVRVTKISRLIYTNSGNAILALASNAIHLLWKWQRNERNSTGKATATLQPQLWQPSSGILMTNDVADSNPEDSVPCFALSKNDSYVMSASGGKISLFNMMTFKTMTTFMPPPPAATFLAFHPQDNNIIAIGMDDSSIQIYNVRVDEVKSKLKGHTKRITGLAFSHVLNVLVSSGADAQICVWNTDGWEKQKSRFLQLPPGRTPPAQSDTRVQFHQDQIQFLVVHETQLAIYEATKLEGLKQWCPRDSSAPISHATFSCDSQLIYASFLDATICVFSASNLRLRCRINPSAYLPASVSSSNVQPLVIAAHPQEPNQFAVGLSDGGVHVFEPLESEGKWGVPPPIENGSASNVAATSVGPSSDQAQR comes from the exons ATGTCTTCTCTTAGTAGGGAATTGGTGTTCTTGATCTTGCAGTTTCTCGATGAGGAAAAGTTCAAAGAGACTGTGCACAA gCTTGAGCAGGAATCAGGGTTTTTCtttaacatgaaatattttgagGATGAAGTGCACAATGGGAATTGGGACGAGGTGGAGAAATACCTCTCTGGTTTCACCAAGGTGGATGATAATAGGTATTCtatgaagatattttttgaGATAAGGAAGCAGAAGTATCTGGAGGCTTTAGATAA GCATGACCGGTCTAAGGCAGTAGAAATATTAGTGAAGGATTTGAAAGTGTTTGCAACTTTTAATGAAGAATTGTTCAAGGAAATCACACAGCTTCTGACATTGGAAAACTTTAG GGAGAATGAACAACTGTCTAAGTATGGCGATACAAAGTCTGCACGAGCAATAATGTTGGTTGAGCTCAAAAAGCTCATTGAAGCAAATCCTTTATTCCGTGACAAATTGCAATTTCCCAACCTTAAAAACTCAAGGTTACGGACTCTAATCAAtcaaag CCTAAATTGGCAGCATCAACTTTGCAAGAACCCACGGCCAAATCCTGATATAAAAACACTTTTCGTGGATCATTCATGTGGACAACCAAATGGTGCACGAGCTCCTTCACCTGCTAATAATCCACTACTAGGCTCATTACCAAAGGCTGGAGGATTTCCTCCACTTGGTGCACATGGG CCTTTTCAACCTACTCCAGCACCAGTGCCAACACCCCTGGCTGGTTGGATGTCTAATCCAACCACTGTAGCACATGCTGCAGTTTCTGGAGGTGGAGCTATAGGTCTTGGTGCTCCGTCGATCCCTG CTGCTTTGAAGCATCCTAGGACTCCCCCAACTAATCCTTCGGTTGACTATCCATCTGGAGACTCAGACCATGTTGCCAAGAGAACAAGGCCAATTGGAATTTCGGATGAG GTGAATCTACCTGTCAATGTGTTATCAGCAACATTCCCAGGTCATGGTCAACACAGTCAAGCTTTTAACGCACCTGATGACATACCCAAGGCTGTTGTGCGGACTCTTAATCAGGGATCAGCTCCTATGAGCATGGACTTTCATCCAGTTCAGCAATCTTTACTTCTTG ttggtacaaaTGTGGGGGACATTGCTTTGTGGGAGGTGGGTTCTAGGGAGCGATTGgtttcaagaaatttcaaagttTGGGATCTTAGTGCATGTTCAATGCCATTTCAG GCTGCTCTTGTTAAAGATCCGGGTGTTTCTGTCAACCGTGTGATTTGGAGTCCTGATGGTGCTTTATTTG GAGTTGCTTACTCAAGGCACATTGTTCAGATATACGCTTACCAAGGTGGGGATGAAATACGACAGCATTTGGAG ATTGATGCTCATGTTGGTGGAGTAAACGATCTAGCATTCTCCCACCCAAATAAGCAACTATGCGTGATAACTTGTGGTGATGATAAGACCATTAGG GTATGGGATGCTGCTTCGGGTGCAAAGCAGTATACATTTGAAGGTCATGAGGCTCCTGTTTATTCTGTCTGCCCACATTACAAAGAAAACATTCAG TTCATCTTTTCAACAGCATTAGatggaaaaataaaagcatggcTGTATGACAATTTAGGATCCCGTGTTGATTATGAAGCTCCTGGTCGTTGGTGCACTACCATGGCTTATAGTGCTGATGGTACAAG GCTCTTTTCATGTGGGACTAGCAAAGATGGAGAGTCCTCGATTGTTGAGTGGAATGAGAGTGAAGGAGCTGTGAAAAGGACTTATCAAGGATTTCGTAAGCGATCTTTGGGTGTTGTGCAATTTGATACTACCAAAAATCGATTTTTGGCCGCTGGTGATGATTTCTCCATCAAATTCTGGGATATGGATAATGTTCAGCTTTTGACAACTGTTGATGCTGATGGGGGTCTCCCT GCAAGCCCACGTATTCGTTTCAACAAGGATGGAATACTTTTAGCTGTCTCCGCAAATGACAATGGAATCAAAATTTTGGCCAATGGGGATGGCATACGTTTGTTGCGCACATTAGAGAATTCTTTGTATGATGCTTCAAGAGCATCAGAAGCCTTGACAAAG CCTACAATTAATCCAATTTCTGCTGCTGCTGCCGCAGCTGCTGCAACTAGTGCTGCACTGGCAGAGAGGGCTTCATCTGTAGTAGCTATTACTGGAATG AATGGGGATACCAGAAACATGGGTGATGTTAAACCCAGAATAAGTGAAGAATCAAATGACAAGTCAAAGGTATGGAAGCTCACTGAAATCAACGAACAATCTCAATGTAGATCCTTGAAGCTACCAGAGAACGTGAGAGTTACTAAG ATATCAAGGTTGATATATACAAATTCGGGTAATGCTATTCTTGCATTAGCATCTAATGCTATTCACCTGCTGTGGAAATGGCAGCGAAATGAGCGCAATTCAACTGGCAAG GCCACTGCTACCTTGCAACCTCAGTTGTGGCAACCTTCTAGTGGCATCCTGATGACCAATGACGTTGCTGATAGCAATCCTGAGGATTCTGTACCCTGCTTTGCATTGTCCAAAAATGATTCATACGTAATGTCTGCATCAGGAGGGAAGATATCTCTGTTCAATATGATGACCTTTAAG ACTATGACAACGTTCATGCCTCCACCACCTGCGGCAACCTTTCTTGCTTTCCATCCTCAGGATAACAATATTATTGCTATAGGCATGGATGACTCCTCTATTCAAATATACAATGTCCGTGTTGACGAG GTCAAAAGTAAACTCAAAGGCCATACTAAAAGAATTACTGGTCTTGCTttctctcatgtattgaatgtATTAGTTTCATCTGGAGCAGATGCTCAG ATTTGTGTTTGGAACACGGATGGATGGGAAAAGCAGAAGTCTAGATTCTTGCAGCTTCCTCCTGGGAGGACACCACCGGCACAGTCAGATACCCGTGTACAGTTTCATCAAGATCAAATACAGTTCCTGGTTGTACATGAAACTCAGCTTGCCATTTATGAAGCAACAAAACTAGAAGGTCTAAAGCAG TGGTGCCCGCGAGATTCATCTGCTCCAATATCGCATGCAACCTTCTCGTGCGATAGCCAGCTTATATATGCCAGCTTTTTAGACGCAACAATCTGTGTATTTAGTGCATCAAATCTCAGATTACGTTGTCGTATCAATCCTTCTGCATATCTTCCTGCAAGTGTCAG CAGTTCCAACGTACAACCACTTGTAATTGCGGCTCATCCACAAGAGCCAAATCAGTTTGCTGTAGGACTGTCGGACGGTGGAGTTCATGTTTTTGAACCCCTCGAGTCCGAAGGCAAGTGGGGTGTGCCTCCTCCGATTGAGAATGGGTCAGCAAGCAATGTTGCAGCTACTTCTGTTGGACCTTCTTCAGATCAAGCTCAAAGATGA
- the LOC106774056 gene encoding topless-related protein 1 isoform X2: MSSLSRELVFLILQFLDEEKFKETVHKLEQESGFFFNMKYFEDEVHNGNWDEVEKYLSGFTKVDDNRYSMKIFFEIRKQKYLEALDKHDRSKAVEILVKDLKVFATFNEELFKEITQLLTLENFRENEQLSKYGDTKSARAIMLVELKKLIEANPLFRDKLQFPNLKNSRLRTLINQSLNWQHQLCKNPRPNPDIKTLFVDHSCGQPNGARAPSPANNPLLGSLPKAGGFPPLGAHGPFQPTPAPVPTPLAGWMSNPTTVAHAAVSGGGAIGLGAPSIPAALKHPRTPPTNPSVDYPSGDSDHVAKRTRPIGISDEVNLPVNVLSATFPGHGQHSQAFNAPDDIPKAVVRTLNQGSAPMSMDFHPVQQSLLLVGTNVGDIALWEVGSRERLVSRNFKVWDLSACSMPFQAALVKDPGVSVNRVIWSPDGALFGVAYSRHIVQIYAYQGGDEIRQHLEIDAHVGGVNDLAFSHPNKQLCVITCGDDKTIRVWDAASGAKQYTFEGHEAPVYSVCPHYKENIQFIFSTALDGKIKAWLYDNLGSRVDYEAPGRWCTTMAYSADGTRLFSCGTSKDGESSIVEWNESEGAVKRTYQGFRKRSLGVVQFDTTKNRFLAAGDDFSIKFWDMDNVQLLTTVDADGGLPASPRIRFNKDGILLAVSANDNGIKILANGDGIRLLRTLENSLYDASRASEALTKPTINPISAAAAAAAATSAALAERASSVVAITGMNGDTRNMGDVKPRISEESNDKSKVWKLTEINEQSQCRSLKLPENVRVTKISRLIYTNSGNAILALASNAIHLLWKWQRNERNSTGKATATLQPQLWQPSSGILMTNDVADSNPEDSVPCFALSKNDSYVMSASGGKISLFNMMTFKTMTTFMPPPPAATFLAFHPQDNNIIAIGMDDSSIQIYNVRVDEVKSKLKGHTKRITGLAFSHVLNVLVSSGADAQICVWNTDGWEKQKSRFLQLPPGRTPPAQSDTRVQFHQDQIQFLVVHETQLAIYEATKLEGLKQWCPRDSSAPISHATFSCDSQLIYASFLDATICVFSASNLRLRCRINPSAYLPASVSSNVQPLVIAAHPQEPNQFAVGLSDGGVHVFEPLESEGKWGVPPPIENGSASNVAATSVGPSSDQAQR; the protein is encoded by the exons ATGTCTTCTCTTAGTAGGGAATTGGTGTTCTTGATCTTGCAGTTTCTCGATGAGGAAAAGTTCAAAGAGACTGTGCACAA gCTTGAGCAGGAATCAGGGTTTTTCtttaacatgaaatattttgagGATGAAGTGCACAATGGGAATTGGGACGAGGTGGAGAAATACCTCTCTGGTTTCACCAAGGTGGATGATAATAGGTATTCtatgaagatattttttgaGATAAGGAAGCAGAAGTATCTGGAGGCTTTAGATAA GCATGACCGGTCTAAGGCAGTAGAAATATTAGTGAAGGATTTGAAAGTGTTTGCAACTTTTAATGAAGAATTGTTCAAGGAAATCACACAGCTTCTGACATTGGAAAACTTTAG GGAGAATGAACAACTGTCTAAGTATGGCGATACAAAGTCTGCACGAGCAATAATGTTGGTTGAGCTCAAAAAGCTCATTGAAGCAAATCCTTTATTCCGTGACAAATTGCAATTTCCCAACCTTAAAAACTCAAGGTTACGGACTCTAATCAAtcaaag CCTAAATTGGCAGCATCAACTTTGCAAGAACCCACGGCCAAATCCTGATATAAAAACACTTTTCGTGGATCATTCATGTGGACAACCAAATGGTGCACGAGCTCCTTCACCTGCTAATAATCCACTACTAGGCTCATTACCAAAGGCTGGAGGATTTCCTCCACTTGGTGCACATGGG CCTTTTCAACCTACTCCAGCACCAGTGCCAACACCCCTGGCTGGTTGGATGTCTAATCCAACCACTGTAGCACATGCTGCAGTTTCTGGAGGTGGAGCTATAGGTCTTGGTGCTCCGTCGATCCCTG CTGCTTTGAAGCATCCTAGGACTCCCCCAACTAATCCTTCGGTTGACTATCCATCTGGAGACTCAGACCATGTTGCCAAGAGAACAAGGCCAATTGGAATTTCGGATGAG GTGAATCTACCTGTCAATGTGTTATCAGCAACATTCCCAGGTCATGGTCAACACAGTCAAGCTTTTAACGCACCTGATGACATACCCAAGGCTGTTGTGCGGACTCTTAATCAGGGATCAGCTCCTATGAGCATGGACTTTCATCCAGTTCAGCAATCTTTACTTCTTG ttggtacaaaTGTGGGGGACATTGCTTTGTGGGAGGTGGGTTCTAGGGAGCGATTGgtttcaagaaatttcaaagttTGGGATCTTAGTGCATGTTCAATGCCATTTCAG GCTGCTCTTGTTAAAGATCCGGGTGTTTCTGTCAACCGTGTGATTTGGAGTCCTGATGGTGCTTTATTTG GAGTTGCTTACTCAAGGCACATTGTTCAGATATACGCTTACCAAGGTGGGGATGAAATACGACAGCATTTGGAG ATTGATGCTCATGTTGGTGGAGTAAACGATCTAGCATTCTCCCACCCAAATAAGCAACTATGCGTGATAACTTGTGGTGATGATAAGACCATTAGG GTATGGGATGCTGCTTCGGGTGCAAAGCAGTATACATTTGAAGGTCATGAGGCTCCTGTTTATTCTGTCTGCCCACATTACAAAGAAAACATTCAG TTCATCTTTTCAACAGCATTAGatggaaaaataaaagcatggcTGTATGACAATTTAGGATCCCGTGTTGATTATGAAGCTCCTGGTCGTTGGTGCACTACCATGGCTTATAGTGCTGATGGTACAAG GCTCTTTTCATGTGGGACTAGCAAAGATGGAGAGTCCTCGATTGTTGAGTGGAATGAGAGTGAAGGAGCTGTGAAAAGGACTTATCAAGGATTTCGTAAGCGATCTTTGGGTGTTGTGCAATTTGATACTACCAAAAATCGATTTTTGGCCGCTGGTGATGATTTCTCCATCAAATTCTGGGATATGGATAATGTTCAGCTTTTGACAACTGTTGATGCTGATGGGGGTCTCCCT GCAAGCCCACGTATTCGTTTCAACAAGGATGGAATACTTTTAGCTGTCTCCGCAAATGACAATGGAATCAAAATTTTGGCCAATGGGGATGGCATACGTTTGTTGCGCACATTAGAGAATTCTTTGTATGATGCTTCAAGAGCATCAGAAGCCTTGACAAAG CCTACAATTAATCCAATTTCTGCTGCTGCTGCCGCAGCTGCTGCAACTAGTGCTGCACTGGCAGAGAGGGCTTCATCTGTAGTAGCTATTACTGGAATG AATGGGGATACCAGAAACATGGGTGATGTTAAACCCAGAATAAGTGAAGAATCAAATGACAAGTCAAAGGTATGGAAGCTCACTGAAATCAACGAACAATCTCAATGTAGATCCTTGAAGCTACCAGAGAACGTGAGAGTTACTAAG ATATCAAGGTTGATATATACAAATTCGGGTAATGCTATTCTTGCATTAGCATCTAATGCTATTCACCTGCTGTGGAAATGGCAGCGAAATGAGCGCAATTCAACTGGCAAG GCCACTGCTACCTTGCAACCTCAGTTGTGGCAACCTTCTAGTGGCATCCTGATGACCAATGACGTTGCTGATAGCAATCCTGAGGATTCTGTACCCTGCTTTGCATTGTCCAAAAATGATTCATACGTAATGTCTGCATCAGGAGGGAAGATATCTCTGTTCAATATGATGACCTTTAAG ACTATGACAACGTTCATGCCTCCACCACCTGCGGCAACCTTTCTTGCTTTCCATCCTCAGGATAACAATATTATTGCTATAGGCATGGATGACTCCTCTATTCAAATATACAATGTCCGTGTTGACGAG GTCAAAAGTAAACTCAAAGGCCATACTAAAAGAATTACTGGTCTTGCTttctctcatgtattgaatgtATTAGTTTCATCTGGAGCAGATGCTCAG ATTTGTGTTTGGAACACGGATGGATGGGAAAAGCAGAAGTCTAGATTCTTGCAGCTTCCTCCTGGGAGGACACCACCGGCACAGTCAGATACCCGTGTACAGTTTCATCAAGATCAAATACAGTTCCTGGTTGTACATGAAACTCAGCTTGCCATTTATGAAGCAACAAAACTAGAAGGTCTAAAGCAG TGGTGCCCGCGAGATTCATCTGCTCCAATATCGCATGCAACCTTCTCGTGCGATAGCCAGCTTATATATGCCAGCTTTTTAGACGCAACAATCTGTGTATTTAGTGCATCAAATCTCAGATTACGTTGTCGTATCAATCCTTCTGCATATCTTCCTGCAAGTGTCAG TTCCAACGTACAACCACTTGTAATTGCGGCTCATCCACAAGAGCCAAATCAGTTTGCTGTAGGACTGTCGGACGGTGGAGTTCATGTTTTTGAACCCCTCGAGTCCGAAGGCAAGTGGGGTGTGCCTCCTCCGATTGAGAATGGGTCAGCAAGCAATGTTGCAGCTACTTCTGTTGGACCTTCTTCAGATCAAGCTCAAAGATGA